One genomic window of Arachis stenosperma cultivar V10309 chromosome 10, arast.V10309.gnm1.PFL2, whole genome shotgun sequence includes the following:
- the LOC130957623 gene encoding uncharacterized protein LOC130957623, whose product MGTTPFHRSILEVRLPKHFDKPMDMRYDETQDPQEHLTAFEARMNLEGVGDEVRCRTFPVTLAGPAIRWFNSLPQGSVAGFSDISRAFLAQFTTRIAKAKHPINLLGVTQKADEMTRKYLDCFNDECLEIEGLTDSVASLCLTNGLLNEDFRKHLTMKLVWTMQEIQTVAREYINDEEVSRVVATNKRQPSYTQPRQHGNRERQKEHVRDRGPNRTPRPFPRVGKFTNYT is encoded by the coding sequence ATGGGCACCACCCCATTCCATCGTTCTATCCTCGAGGTCCGGTTGCCAAAGCACTTTGACAAACCAATGGACATGAGGTATGATGAGACACAAGACCCACAGGAGCACCTCACGGCCTTTGAGGCCCGAATGAACCTCGAGGGAGTAGGAGACGAAGTAAGGTGTCGCACTTTTCCGGTTACCCTGGCAGGCCCTGCGATACGGTGGTTCAATAGCCTCCCACAGGGCTCCGTGGCAGGTTTCTCGGACATCAGCCGTGCCTTCTTAGCCCAATTCACCACCAGAATTGCCAAGGCCAAACACCCGATCAATTTGCTCGGCGTCACTCAGAAAGCTGACGAGATGACCAGAAAGTACCTAGATTGCTTCAATGACGAATGCTTGGAAATTGAGGGGTTAACAGATTCGGTGGCGAGTCTCTGCCTGACGAACGGACTTCTCAACGAGGACTTCAGAAAGCATCTCACCATGAAGCTGGTCTGGACGATGCAAGAGATCCAAACGGTAGCCCGCGAATACATTAATGATGAGGAAGTCAGCCGAGTAGTGGCTACCAACAAGCGGCAACCCTCCTATACTCAGCCCAGGCAACATGGCAACAGAGAAAGACAGAAGGAGCACGTCAGAGACCGCGGCCCAAACAGGACTCCTAGACCATTTCCTCGTGTGGGGAAGTTCACCAACTACACTTAG